The following proteins are co-located in the Nerophis ophidion isolate RoL-2023_Sa linkage group LG04, RoL_Noph_v1.0, whole genome shotgun sequence genome:
- the LOC133551046 gene encoding uncharacterized protein LOC133551046 produces MRSHPRSSDAASLGQLSLDWSSLGSWAQRPPCLRGPTFQWLERGKSGLPCLGCCPRDPTSDERKKMDGHLFRQTQDNKMKWLERGKSGLPCLGCCPRDPTSDERKKMDGHLFRQTQDNKMKWLERGKSGLPCLGCCPRDPTSDERKKMDGHLFRQTQDNKMKWLERGKSGLPCLGCCPRDPTSDKRKKMDGHLFRQTQDNKMKWLERGKSGLPCLGCCPRDPTSHKRKKMDGHIFRQTQDNKMKWLERGKSGLSCLGCCPRDPTSDERKKMDGHLFRQTQDNKMKWLERGKSGLPCLGCCPRDPTSDKRKKMDGHIFRQTQDNKMKWLERGKSGLPCLGCCPRDLTSDKRKKMDGHLFRQTQDNKMKHGIRHRQNYSKAQHKLKL; encoded by the exons tggctggagagagggaagtctgggcttccctgcttaggctgctgcccccgcgatccgacctcggatgagaggaagaagatggatggacatcttTTTAGACAAACGCAAGACAACAAAATGAAG tggctggagagagggaagtctgggcttccctgcttaggctgctgcccccgcgatccgacctcggatgagaggaagaagatggatggacatcttTTTAGACAAACGCAAGACAACAAAATGAAG tggctggagagagggaagtctgggcttccctgcttaggctgctgcccccgcgatccgacctcggatgagaggaagaagatggatggacatcttTTTAGACAAACGCAAGACAACAAAATGAAG tggctggagagagggaagtctgggcttccctgcttaggctgctgcccccgcgatccgacctcggataagaggaagaagatggatggacatcttTTTAGACAAACGCAAGACAACAAAATGAAG tggctggagagagggaagtctgggcttccctgcttaggctgctgcccccgcgatccgacctcgcataagaggaagaagatggatggacatattttTAGACAAACGCAAGACAACAAAATGAAG tggctggagagagggaagtctgggctttcctgcttaggctgctgcccccgcgatccgacctcggatgagaggaagaagatggatggacatcttTTTAGACAAACGCAAGACAACAAAATGAAG tggctggaaagagggaagtctgggcttccctgcttaggctgctgcccccgcgatccgacctcggataagaggaagaagatggatggacatattttTAGACAAACGCAAGACAACAAAATGAAG tggctggaaagagggaagtctgggcttccctgcttaggctgctgcccccgcgatctgacctcggataagaggaagaagatggatggacatcttTTTAGACAAACGCAAGACAACAAAATGAAG CACGGGATTCGACACCGGCAGAACTACTCGAAAGCCCAGCACAAACTCAAGTTATAG